TGTGATTGTCAAAAaagaattttaaataaataattaataataaataatagttaaTAAATAATATGAACATTATATTTGTTTGACATATGCTTTTTGTCAATGCTAACTTAATGCTAAGTTCATGAGTGATTTGGGGGGAAACACAAAAtgactgattttcaatataaaaagtgattgtggactgaatTAAGCATATGTAACCTCTGTTAAATAATCACTTATCTGCAGAGAGGGCATTTAAAGCACACGATTTCATTCTTGTGGTGACACCTGGGGGTCAAAGTTGGTATTACATGGCATGCTAATTGttgcatttattttcttttgtggTGGTCTTAAGTAAATAATTGACCGAGAAAAAAGTCTTAGGACTCTTATGTCTCAGGAAGAATATTTTTCctcgttttattttttatgttgcgCTGCAGGGCTTCCGTACTCCAGCATTAAGTAAGTTATCACGCAATAAGGGGAACGCCCCGCTGTCAGGCAAGTATTGCCATGAAATAAATGTAGCATCGCTGAAGTGGAGGCCTGGCAGGAATCTCGCATTTTTACTTGCAGTTGGATTGGTACTTTCTGTTCATCTGTTTAGAGGTGATTTAAATATTCATAGCTTGAAATAGACAGAAAATTGAGCTTTCTTGCCCTCCAATCAAATAGAGCTACAGACGTTCAACTCTTTTACTGTTATCCTTCTTACATGCACCATCACAACCagtgtttttcatcaagaaaaaaaatgcatacagACACAAGTCTTTCTTGTACGTTATAGAGCCATGAtggccacacacacaaacatctgACAGCTTCAGAAAACTGAATGCattcaaacacacaaacacatcactgTGCAACATTTATTAAACAGCAGTTTATTCAAAAAAGAAACTGCACAAACATGAGTTTATTACAATCACAACTCAAGTGTAAGCTTTTTATCAATGTAAATCTGTTTTAATGTATAAACCCCAGGTTCAGTCTTCCTCCATGTAAATATCCTGTCACTGATAGAGATGTATGTTGAATAGAAAGGCCATCCACATCTTCCTCTTTCTTTTGCATTAAAGCCCGTTTGGGATTTTAAATCTGACACACAGTCCCATAATGCAACAGTGTCACGTTATTCATCAGTTTTGGGTTTTTTGGCTGATGTGGCATCGGTCTTGACGTCTCCTCTCCTCTTCTTCAAGCCCTTCATCTTGCGCGTCTGCAGTTTGTCCAAGTTCTGCTTCTGCATGTGTAAACGGCCTAATCTGGTGCCAAAGGCATCATGGGATATGTTCTTCTTTTTCTTGGGCTGTGCAGATATAAAGACACAACATAATGAAGTTTCATGAAGATCTAATCTGTAATCTTCAGCAAAACAATTTTAACTCCGATTCAAATTATGCTTTTCTATGACAACACTCTGGAAATAGTGAATCACTACATGAAGTGATCGCTCTATCAGGAAACAAAACACCTAAACTCAGAAACAGATGAGAGGAAAGACAATGAATGCTTTCTGAATTATGTTTATAAGGTGACTGTGTACCTTCAGGCCTTTAGGCTGTTTGTGTGCAGATCTGTACAGGTCATCTGAAGCTATGTGACATCTCCTCATGGCAAAATCAAATGAAGGTCCCATTTCCTCCAGTTCAATCCTGGGTGTCCGACAGCCAGATTTCTTCAACAAGACTCTGTAAGAATCACAGTAACTTTATCACTCAATCATATGAAATAAAGTCTGGATAAGCAGATGTggtttatgggtatacaacataAACACTTCCTGTGAGGCTTTAAAGCAAGAGGTAAAAGTTTTCTATGAGTGTAAGGTTTAGTGGGTGGGTTGGGGTATTATGCAAATAAAcaagtgtttgtgtgtcttaCTTGTAGCTGCGCATGTAAATCTTGCCGTCCAGCGCAGTGAAATGCAGCACATGTTCGAGTCCTGCCAGGCGCACGGCTTTTACTTTGGGACCACAGAAAAAATCTGACAGAGCAAAATCAGAGAAACGTTACAGCACTTCATCTGACTGACTCCAGCTGCTGGTTTGCTCTTATCAAACTCTTATCATCCCTACAATATTAATATCAGGGACTTTAAAACAGTACATTTCACTTTTTAAGCTCTCCAGAGTACATAAGTTCTagttcaaaataccccacagataattttcatgttaaaattgccactttgtaggtgtgagcaaaaatgtaaaaaagtgccgttttgggtgtgtccttgaaaatgtaaatgagcCGATGAAatgccataatggtggtttgttgaaattgaaactcagttgtgattttctttctctgcacttaatggcagtgccgtggttggatagtgcagattaaggggcggtattattataagaagatccccttctgacatcacaaggggagccaaatttcaattacctattttttcacatgcttgcagagaagggcttactaaaactaagttacagggttgatctttttcacatttattaggttgatagaagcactggggacccaattatagcacttaaacatggaaaaatttttcatgatatgtcccatttaaCTGTCAAATAACATCTACTCAAATGGTGGCTAAACATCAGCTCAAGAGGTTTCAAGCTCAAGTTTAACATTTCGACTGAAAGTGAAGACAGCTTTACAGTGATGACTGACACAACATCAGAAAATAACACAACCTTACACAAGTGTCTTTGAGTTTGGAAAAGTTCATATGAATCAAACATGAGAATAAAGAGGATAAATAATTGAAAAATATATTCTCATGGATTTAtattaaaactatttatttatttatttgacaaGTTTCACTACATTCACACAATGTAGAGTTAATATTTTTTGACTGTAGTAAGAGAGGTTTCAtctctcatcatcatcatcatcatcatctaagGATCCcagaaaaatccaggatgcctttcccgtgtattttccggaatgtctgtgtgaaaagggctagtGAGAGTTCAGAGGAGATCTCTTACCTGTTAGAAGATTCTTTAATCTCTTATGTTCATTATCTGTGTCAAACAGTTCACCTGTAAACACCAGCATTGGCTTTGTGCCCTCAGGACACTTGTTTATCTTTACAAAAGAcagaaactttttttagtttGCATACACAACTCATCAAATGTCTCGGGTAAATTAAATTCATATGTAATCTTTCTATTCAGTTAAGGGTTTGtaatagtgatgcaccgatgtatcggccgccgatatttatcggccgatttttgatgaatttgaaaccatcggcatatcggcaatagcatgagaaaggccgataccgattgtttattaattaaccgcataaagaaatccattatatgcaaaaaatgagttaatgttgttaataaaataaatgctgaatagcgaaaaccacatttgaaggttgtcatgctgtcttattatatttgttttaccttaatttgtgcctctcttattatgttggtcagttgaatgttaattagatctaatccatgttcagtaaaaataatttgatgcagaaataaactagctaatagaccaactgtatagtattgtatacaagtgtttaatatcggcatcggccagaagttgtctgtttaaatcggtatcggcccaaaaaaatcctatcggtgcatccctagtttgtaACGGGATCAAATAATATATACTACGCATCTATTTATATGGGgggaaaaaacaaacattcagACAACTGAAGGCTGCTGTACCTTTATATCTTTGAGAGCGACAAACTTTTCAATGCCGAGCTCAAACATGTCCAGCACATGAAAATCAAACATGCGACCTGCAAAGATCACAAGCAAAAGTAacatttttagacaaaactacTTTACGGTTTTGTGGccttgattgtttgtatttattgctCAGTTGAAGACCGTGTACGTGTGCAAACGTGTAGTGTTTCTATATaaagtaacatcgccatctactgacCAGGTGCACATTTAATTCTGTTCACAGATCTGTGTAAATGCAATCTTTTTGACTCCATTGAAAAGTTTTAACAATGCAAATATATATTACTATTTTATTGCTGTGTAAGTGTAGCCTACAGTAAACCTTCACGATTTATTCAGCCAACGTACCAAATATGAGATTATGAGGTCGCTTCTTGTTGTGTGACCCAAACAGAAACAAGGAGCAATCGGATTTCTTTGAGAAGAATTCCTGAGAAATTATAAACATCAGAACATGTTACACAATGAGACTTTGAAACTACATatgaataaaatcatgacacTCAAATCATAATCTCACCAATGCTGTTGAGTCTTCAAATGGCCTTACTATGTTTTTCCTGAGAAGAGACAAAAGTTTTAGTGTCACTCTCTACATGATGACCAAACTCATGTCTGTTTAAgagataatgtacaggcagcaggttgttatcacAGAAATATCCCAGACACTATCAGGACCTGACCTCCAAGCAGAGGtaagaaacattaaatattgagtttattgctcatttttaacgaatgcagacATTTTTGCGATGGGAACACGCaatctcagtcataaaaaaacacctgcagggcctgaaagagatcaagcctcagccaaggaAGAATGCAAAGGTAACTTCAAAGTAACataagtattactttccatggACAGAAAgtaagtaatgcaattagtttATTTTTTGGAGAGAAACTTAATATTGTTGTCATAcactgcttttaaaagtaactttccccaataGATTACTGAATGATACAAGTGACTACATCATGCAACTGTACTGTAGAGACTATAATGTCAGTAGATCAGTGTTACTGCATTAACCAAATCCAAATCCTGGATTATTTCAttacagacacacacaacaaaAACTTACTTCTTATACATTACTGCGTTTGGTTTCTTTAGAGCATActgaaacaaaaaaattcaaatacaacacaaaacaatcaatcaaacatttaaaacatcataaacaattatgaactaacaataagtAAAGTTGGGTTTTTTTGGTGTTGATCTGATCTGATGTTGTTGACAGACATTATGACCGCTCACCACATCTTTTAAAGTTTGTGTGACGATCTCACTCGTGTTTCCTCCTTTAATGATCATCGCATGTTTGAGGTCTTCTGTTAGTTTGGCTTCTCTGCTCTGCAGAAAGCGTTTGGATCGCCTCGTTTTCGCTTTACTacaagaaataaataaataaaagatcaTTATCAACATCAACATTTACAAGCAAAAGTGAAGAAACTCAACGTCAGTTTTTAAAGAACACAAGCTTCGCATGATCTCAGGCACAAGACAAACACAAGAGCACAATCATGtctcaaaaacatcaaacataCCATGGTACACCACCATCACTGTACACTGTCTGGTACTAACTTAACCACGGTTATTTTTGCGATGGTAAGTTAATGAAACTACGCTGTGGAAATACAGATAAATAATCCAAGACTAGCTTCACGTGTCTCAAATTGAGAAAGCTGgcaagatatttttactaaaacaaCTTAACTAACGTTACCCTTCTAAACTAAAGTTAGACAAAATGAtgtataacat
The nucleotide sequence above comes from Paramisgurnus dabryanus chromosome 12, PD_genome_1.1, whole genome shotgun sequence. Encoded proteins:
- the rpf2 gene encoding ribosome production factor 2 homolog produces the protein MSHSDGIVKAKTRRSKRFLQSREAKLTEDLKHAMIIKGGNTSEIVTQTLKDVYALKKPNAVMYKKKNIVRPFEDSTALEFFSKKSDCSLFLFGSHNKKRPHNLIFGRMFDFHVLDMFELGIEKFVALKDIKINKCPEGTKPMLVFTGELFDTDNEHKRLKNLLTDFFCGPKVKAVRLAGLEHVLHFTALDGKIYMRSYKVLLKKSGCRTPRIELEEMGPSFDFAMRRCHIASDDLYRSAHKQPKGLKPKKKKNISHDAFGTRLGRLHMQKQNLDKLQTRKMKGLKKRRGDVKTDATSAKKPKTDE